One region of Tachysurus fulvidraco isolate hzauxx_2018 chromosome 9, HZAU_PFXX_2.0, whole genome shotgun sequence genomic DNA includes:
- the arrdc3a gene encoding arrestin domain-containing protein 3a, which produces MVLGKVKSFVVSYDCHNDSNVPVFSSGDCVSGRVIIEVTGEIRVKSLKIHAKGFAKVRWTESRNAGSNTAYTQNYTEEVEYLNHKDILIGHGRDDDNSEEGLTTIHSGRHEYAFSFELPQTPLATSFEGKHGSVRYWVKAELHRPWLLPMKTKKEFTVFEHIDINTPLLLSPQAGTKDKTLCCWFCTSGPISLSAKIERKGYTPGESIQIFAEIENCSSRMVVPKAAIYQTQTFYAKGKMKEIKQLVANIRGESLPSGKTETWNGKLLKIPPVSPSILDCSIIRVEYSLMVYVDIPGAMNLSLNLPLVIGTIPLHPFGSRTSSVSSQCSMTMNWLGMSLPERPEAPPAYAEVVTEEQRQSCLEVSSGREDFEGPLFAYIQEFRFQPPPPYSEIDPNPDQTRQPEEQRPDTCPSR; this is translated from the exons ATGGTGCTAGGAAAAGTCAAGAGCTTCGTCGTGAGCTACGACTGTCACAATGACAGCAATGTTCCCGTTTTCTCCAGCGGGGACTGTGTCTCAGGAAGAGTCATAATCGAAGTGACCGGAGAAATTCGCGTCAAGTCTCTTAAAATCCATGCAAAAGGGTTCGCAAAAGTGCGTTGGACTGAATCTCGAAATGCTGGATCCAACACTGCCTACACTCAGAATTACACAGAAGAAGTGGAGTACCTAAATCACAAAGACATCCTTATTGGCCATGGAAGAG ATGATGATAACTCTGAGGAAGGTCTCACCACAATTCATTCAGGAAGACACGAGTATGCATTTAGCTTTGAGCTTCCACAAAC ACCTTTGGCTACCTCTTTCGAAGGGAAGCATGGCAGCGTGCGGTACTGGGTGAAAGCAGAGCTGCACAGACCATGGCTTCTGCCCATGAAGACCAAGAAAGAGTTCACTGTTTTCGAACACATTGACATTAACACTCCCCTCCTGCTG TCTCCACAGGCAGGCACGAAAGACAAGACACTATGCTGCTGGTTCTGCACCTCAGGTCCAATCTCCCTAAGTGCCAAAATTGAAAGGAAGGGTTATACCCCAG GAGAATCGATTCAGATCTTTGCAGAGATTGAAAACTGCTCCTCACGCATGGTCGTGCCAAAGGCTGCCATCTACCAAACTCAGACCTTTTATGCCAAAGGGAAGATGAAGGAGATCAAGCAGCTTGTGGCCAACATCCGTGGGGAGTCACTGCCTTCTGGCAAGACAGAAACATGGAATGGGAAGTTGCTGAAGATCCCTCCTGTGTCACCGTCCATCCTGGACTGCAGCATCATTCGAGTGGAGTATTCACTCATG GTCTATGTGGACATTCCAGGAGCTATGAACCTGTCTCTCAACCTGCCTCTGGTGATCGGCACTATTCCTCTCCACCCATTTGGCAGCCGCACATCCTCAGTTAGCAGCCAGTGTAGCATGACCATGAACTGGCTAGGGATGAGTCTCCCAGAGAGACCTGAAG CTCCTCCAGCTTATGCAGAGGTGGTCACAGAGGAGCAGAGACAAAGCTGCCTGGAAGTGTCCTCCGGCCGTGAAGATTTTGAAGGCCCACTGTTTGCCTACATCCAAGAGTTCCGTTTCCAGCCTCCTCCTCCATATTCTGag aTTGATCCAAATCCAGATCAAACCAGACAGCCAGAGGAGCAGAGGCCCGACACATGTCCATCACGCTGA
- the LOC113637597 gene encoding arrestin domain-containing protein 3-like, which produces MSPINQLSIVYDPVNNRNTFTNGDVINGRVSFEVTKEVTIGSLYIKCKGEAKVSWSDRNDRHRTYSAIERYFKLKQYFIQDPSKKGTEDPGVILTSGEIYSNVVKPGNHVYPFSFQLPHGNFPASFDGCHGSVKYILEVTVDRSWKMGRTAKKEILFVPRSSGVNLMSPQSGSVNKKMKLFSSGSTSVNATIDKMGYMQGEVMKVTSDINNSSSRDLKLKYSLEQIQSFFAEGHSNHSYRTIFKIVGDPIPSGSKQTVNKDLTLPDNLNLSIMHCRIMKVEYMFKVYLDVPYASDPEIKFPVTILPAGYIFSPGQNQPAYQPYGNPGAPGWNQPPHQPGFGPSPPGTNFGPAPGFYPGPYPLPVCPNPPAPPPSYTDLYPNPNSAASDFNSDPSAPPFNPQYAPMGYPNPVPSAPQFGPGPAVPGYVPAGAPSGFWPNPTTQPESYPTKSPEKHE; this is translated from the exons ATGTCACCGATAAATCAACTCTCTATCGTTTACGATCCGGTTAATAACagaaacacattcacaaacGGCGATGTTATTAATGGTCGAGTCAGTTTCGAAGTGACTAAAGAAGTTACGATTGGAAGCCTTTACATAAAGTGTAAAGGTGAAGCAAAAGTGAGCTGGAGCGATCGGAATGACCGACACCGTACTTACAGCGCTATTGAAAGATACTTTAAACTCAAACAGTATTTCATTCAGGACCCTTCAAAGAAAG gaactGAAGATCCCGGTGTGATATTAACAAGTGGAGAGATCT ACAGCAATGTGGTTAAGCCCGGAAACCATGTTTATCCATTTAGCTTtcaactgccccatgg AAATTTTCCAGCATCTTTTGACGGCTGTCATGGCTCAGTAAAGTACATTCTCGAAGTCACAGTGGACCGTTCATGGAAAATGGGCCGCactgcaaaaaaagaaattctctTTGTGCCAAGGTCTAGTGGTGTCAATTTAATG AGCCCACAGAGTGGATCTGTCAACAAAAAGATGAAACTTTTCTCCTCTGGAAGCACTTCAGTGAATGCAACAATTGACAAAATGGGCTATATGCAAG gtGAGGTCATGAAGGTTACCAGTGACATCAATAACTCCTCTTCCCGCGATCTCAAACTGAAGTACAGTCTTGAGCAAATACAGTCATTCTTTGCAGAGGGTCACTCCAACCATTCCTACCGTaccatttttaaaattgttggTGATCCCATCCCATCTGGATCAAAGCAAACAGTCAACAAAGACCTGACGCTTCCAGACAATCTGAATTTGAGCATTATGCACTGTAGGATTATGAAAGTGGAGTACATGTTTAAG gtCTATTTGGATGTGCCTTATGCAAGTGATCCTGAGATCAAATTCCCAGTGACCATTCTTCCTGCAGGTTATATTTTTTCTCCAGGGCAAAACCAGCCAGCTTATCAGCCCTATGGAAACCCAGGTGCACCAGGATGGAACCAACCCCCACACCAGCCTGGATTTGGGCCCAGTCCCCCAGGCACTAATTTTGGCCCAGCTCCAGGGTTTTACCCAGGTCCCTACCCTTTACCTGTGTGTCCAAATCCACcagctcctcctccttcctATACAGACCTCTATCCAAATCCAAATTCAGCAGCCTCAGACTTCAATTCTGATCCATCAGCTCCACCCTTTAATCCTCAGTATGCACCTATGGGTTATCCAAATCCAGTACCGAGTGCCCCGCAGTTCGGTCCAGGGCCTGCTGTCCCGGGCTATGTTCCAGCAGGAGCTCCCTCAGGATTCTGGCCAAATCCAACCACACAACCAGAATCTTATCCAACTAAATCCCCTGAGAAACATGAATAA